GCGCGCGAACGCGTCGAAGCCATTCCGCCCGATGCACGCATCATCTCCCGCGCCTCGCCGACGAACACGCCTTATGCGCCGCGCCCTGTCGCCATTACCGCGCTGACGGGTGTTGCGGTGTTCATCCTTCTTGTCGTCCTCTTCACCGCCAGCGAATTCATGATCGTTCCGGCCGGTGCGGAGACGGCCCCGCGCGCATCCGCGCTGCCGCCGGCTGCCTCGCCTGCAGAACCGGAAAATCCGTACACGAGAAGCGCGCTTCTGCAGCCCGATCCGGTGGTCGAGCCGCTACCGAGTCCCGAGCCCGTACCGGATCTTGAGTCCGAGCCGGACGTCGAACCCTTGCCTTTGACTCGCGTTGTGAAGCCGGCGGCCGCGCCAAAGCCCGTCAAAGAGCGCGCCTTCAACCTGCCGAAAATCTTCTCGCGATTCCGCAAGCCCAAAGAGCCTGTGGTGCATGTCGCGCCGCGCCTTCCGGCTGCGCGCCCGGCCGCGCCGCCTTATGGACCGCCGCCGGTTACCGAGCCGCCGGCAAAGCCCGTTGCCGAAGCGCCTGAGCCTCCAGTGTCTGTTGCCGCTCCGGTAGCTCCTCCTGCGCCCGAACCCACATCGGAACCCGTGGCCGTCGTGCCGCAGCCCGTTGCAGCGGCCCCCGTGACTCCGCCGTCTGCGGCTCCCGCTGCTCCGGCTCCCGCTGTGCCGCCAGCTGCTCCCGCCGCACCGGCAGCGCCCGCATCTCCGCCTCTGTTCCGGGCCGCGGCGCAGGACATCGAGGCCGCGGATATGCGCGTCCTCGGCGATCTTGCGAAACATCTTGCCGGAACGCCAAAGGGCGATGACGGCGCGCTGACCATCCTGTCGGTCTCGGCCTCGGCGGGCGTCGATGCGGGCGGTGTTGCGCTGACGCTCGCGCGTTCCCTCGGCGAAGCGAACCGCAAAGTGATCGTGGCGGACGCCGGCAGCGACAGCCGCGAATATCTGGCGGCGCTGCCCAATCCCAATGAATGGGGCCTTGCCGAACTCATCGCCGGCAAGACCTCGTTCGGTCAGGCCATTCAGCGCGACCGCGGCTCGTCGGTGCATCTGATCGCGCCGGGCGCGGCGGACCTTCTCAACACCGCCGCCTATACGCGCATCGGCATCGTGCTCGATGCGCTCGGGCTGACTTATGATTTCGTGATCGTTCTGTCGCCGTCGGCCGAGCGCCCCGAGGATATGGCGGCTTTGGCCAAACGTACCGATGCCGCGATCCTCGTATCGCAGGCGAAGGATGCGCCGACGGTCGCCGCGCATAACGCGCTCGCCGCGGCCGGCGTCGGCGATGTCATCGTGCTTCTCACCGATCCTCCGCGCCGCGCTTAAAAGGCCGTACAATGGCCGATGCCCGCACAAACCGTTTCCGCACCGCGCTCGACCTGATCGGCGCGAGCGGCCTGCATCATGTCTTCAGCGCGCTGACGCGCGGCGCCGGCATCGTCTTCACGCTGCATCATGTCCGTCCCTGGGACGGGCGTGCATTCGCGCCGAACCGGCTGCTTGAGATCACGCCGGACTTTCTCGAAACCGTGCTGACCTATCTTGCAGAGATCCGCTACGAGGTCGTCTCGCTCGATGAGGCGGTGGCGCGTCTTGCGCATCCGGGTGAGCGGCGCTTCGCCAGCTTCACCTTCGATGACGGCTATCGCGATGTGCGCGATCACGCGCTGCCGGTGCTGCGCCGCTTCAATGCGCCGGCGGCCTTGTTCATCACCACATCGTTCGCAGACGGCACGGGCGATCTGTGGTGGCTGACGCTGGAATCCGCGATCGCTAAATCATCCTCGGTGCGGTTCGGCGGCGAAGAGATGGACACGTCGACGGTCGCGGCCAAGGACGCGGCCTGGGAGAAGATTTACTGGAAGCTGCGCGCGATGAGTGAAATGCGCATGCGCGAGGAGATCGCGGGGCTTGCCGAACGGGCGGGGACCGATGCGAGCGATGCCGCAAAGCATCTCTGCATGAGCTGGGACGAGCTGCGCACCGTGGCGCAGGATCCGCTAGTGACGATCGGCAATCACACCGTTCATCACTACATGCTCGCAAAGCATCCGGAGTCGGTGATGCGCGAGGAGATCGCGGAGACTCAAACCCGCATCGCCAGCGAGCTCAGCATCACGCCGCGCCATATCGCCTATCCGGTCGGCGATCCGACCTCGGCTGGCGCGCGCGAATTCCGCGCGGCGAAAGATATGGGCCTGTGCGGATGGACGACGCGGCTCGGGCTGCTTTTTCCGGAGCACAAGGACCATACGAGCGCGCTGCCGCGCGTCTCGCTCAACGGCTATTACCAGGAAAAGAAATATGCCGAGCTGTTCGTCTCGGGTCTGCCGTTTGCGATCAACAACCGCTTCCGAAGGGTGAATGTCGACTAGTCCGGCCGCGACATCCATTTGATGAGAACAGCGGCGGGGATCGTCCAGCCAAGCCCGGCGATGACGTAATAGAAGAACTGCCAGAGCTTGCCGCCTTCGCCGAGCCGCGTCTGCGCCAGCGACATGAACAGGAATGCCCAGCCCATCACGAGGACGATCATCAGCGCGGTGCCGATCAGCTTGCGGGTGCGGATTTTCATCTCGGTTTTTCCGGTCCAAAGGGTCGCGTTGCGCCGGGCGGGCGAGGGGCCTATTTCAGGCGCCTGTTTAA
Above is a window of Terrihabitans soli DNA encoding:
- a CDS encoding exopolysaccharide transport family protein, translating into MAGAYNGYATYSEPQSEADLPAIGRSLWNKKALILGPTLLAAVLALFVTGSMTPMYKSDAQVLVESNDTIYTRPAPEGTQGTEKQAADELAVQSQVQLLLSRDLAREVVTRLKLAETDEFDPGGGTVSVLKRIMVLLGLSRDPMRMNLDERVLDAYFDQLAVYAVPSSRVIVIEFSSVDPERAALVANTVAETYLEFQQEAKQSTTRKASDWLAAQIKDLSRNVAEAEARVEEFRSKENLFLGSNNATVTTQQLGELNTELSRARAQQSDAIAKANSIRDTLKAGRLESLDIQNSDLLRGLAQQRVGLASTMAREGRIYLPGHPRMKELAAQQASLDSEIRDEALKLARAYENEANVAAGRVASAQATLDAQKKISGSASGQEVQLRALDREAKAQRDLLEQFLSRYRDAVARERVEAIPPDARIISRASPTNTPYAPRPVAITALTGVAVFILLVVLFTASEFMIVPAGAETAPRASALPPAASPAEPENPYTRSALLQPDPVVEPLPSPEPVPDLESEPDVEPLPLTRVVKPAAAPKPVKERAFNLPKIFSRFRKPKEPVVHVAPRLPAARPAAPPYGPPPVTEPPAKPVAEAPEPPVSVAAPVAPPAPEPTSEPVAVVPQPVAAAPVTPPSAAPAAPAPAVPPAAPAAPAAPASPPLFRAAAQDIEAADMRVLGDLAKHLAGTPKGDDGALTILSVSASAGVDAGGVALTLARSLGEANRKVIVADAGSDSREYLAALPNPNEWGLAELIAGKTSFGQAIQRDRGSSVHLIAPGAADLLNTAAYTRIGIVLDALGLTYDFVIVLSPSAERPEDMAALAKRTDAAILVSQAKDAPTVAAHNALAAAGVGDVIVLLTDPPRRA
- a CDS encoding polysaccharide deacetylase family protein encodes the protein MADARTNRFRTALDLIGASGLHHVFSALTRGAGIVFTLHHVRPWDGRAFAPNRLLEITPDFLETVLTYLAEIRYEVVSLDEAVARLAHPGERRFASFTFDDGYRDVRDHALPVLRRFNAPAALFITTSFADGTGDLWWLTLESAIAKSSSVRFGGEEMDTSTVAAKDAAWEKIYWKLRAMSEMRMREEIAGLAERAGTDASDAAKHLCMSWDELRTVAQDPLVTIGNHTVHHYMLAKHPESVMREEIAETQTRIASELSITPRHIAYPVGDPTSAGAREFRAAKDMGLCGWTTRLGLLFPEHKDHTSALPRVSLNGYYQEKKYAELFVSGLPFAINNRFRRVNVD
- a CDS encoding DUF2842 domain-containing protein, with product MKIRTRKLIGTALMIVLVMGWAFLFMSLAQTRLGEGGKLWQFFYYVIAGLGWTIPAAVLIKWMSRPD